In Synechococcus sp. RS9909, one genomic interval encodes:
- a CDS encoding molybdopterin molybdotransferase MoeA — protein MSGNAEPYGREGLPLEEARRRVLAALQPITTSNTVPLQQALGRVSAADVLASAAVPGFRASIMDGYALGQSHQPKPGDTWQLKGRSAAGQPFNRTLATGDAIRILTGAPLPDGAGWVLPQELISVDGTSLQLVKEASDRPWIRLEDEECRAGDLLLAAGERLGAADLARLAGCGIAELTIAQQPRIGLLISGDELVPPGTARQPGAIWESNGTLLETMLRALGQSVTQRRVVADQPDALRQALLDLAHDCDVVVSTGGVSAGDTDWIRPLVAGLGAVDFWKLFLRPGRPFAFGSIGESVPFFGLPGNPVAAAVTALQLLWPALQVLEGQSEPELFPRVMVELADPLSRRPGRPELARARLDTNAAGTLLARVDGSQASSRIGSLQQADLLLELPAEAGPLESGTRLWAQLIRQRIF, from the coding sequence GTGTCTGGAAACGCTGAGCCCTACGGACGCGAAGGGCTACCTCTGGAAGAGGCACGTCGACGGGTTCTTGCGGCGCTTCAGCCGATCACAACCAGCAACACAGTGCCGCTGCAGCAGGCCCTCGGCCGGGTGAGCGCTGCGGATGTGCTGGCCAGCGCGGCCGTTCCGGGATTCCGGGCTTCGATCATGGACGGCTACGCCCTGGGGCAGAGCCACCAACCCAAACCTGGGGACACCTGGCAGCTGAAGGGACGCTCCGCCGCCGGCCAGCCCTTCAACAGAACCCTGGCCACCGGCGATGCGATCCGCATCCTCACCGGCGCTCCACTGCCGGACGGTGCCGGCTGGGTGCTGCCCCAGGAGCTGATCAGCGTGGACGGCACCAGCCTCCAGCTGGTGAAAGAGGCGTCGGATCGTCCCTGGATTCGCCTCGAGGATGAGGAATGCCGAGCGGGGGACCTGCTGCTGGCCGCTGGAGAGCGCCTTGGTGCCGCCGATCTCGCACGCCTCGCCGGCTGCGGCATCGCCGAGCTAACCATTGCGCAGCAACCCCGCATCGGGCTGCTGATCAGCGGGGACGAGCTGGTGCCACCCGGAACAGCGCGGCAACCCGGTGCCATCTGGGAGAGCAACGGCACGCTTCTGGAGACGATGCTCCGAGCCCTGGGGCAATCGGTGACCCAGCGACGGGTGGTGGCCGATCAACCCGACGCCCTGCGCCAGGCCCTGCTGGATCTGGCCCATGACTGCGACGTGGTGGTGAGCACCGGCGGCGTCTCCGCTGGCGACACCGATTGGATCCGACCCCTGGTGGCGGGGCTGGGTGCCGTGGACTTCTGGAAACTGTTCCTACGCCCGGGGCGCCCCTTCGCCTTCGGCAGCATCGGCGAAAGCGTGCCATTTTTCGGACTGCCGGGCAATCCCGTGGCGGCGGCGGTCACCGCCCTGCAACTGCTCTGGCCCGCCCTGCAGGTTCTGGAGGGCCAAAGCGAACCGGAGCTATTCCCCCGGGTGATGGTGGAACTCGCTGACCCGTTGTCCCGCCGACCGGGACGGCCGGAATTGGCTCGGGCCCGCCTTGACACCAACGCCGCAGGAACGCTGCTGGCACGGGTGGATGGCTCGCAGGCCTCGTCCAGGATCGGTTCCCTGCAACAGGCCGATCTGCTGCTGGAACTGCCAGCGGAAGCCGGCCCGCTCGAAAGCGGCACCCGTCTCTGGGCCCAGCTCATCCGTCAGCGGATTTTCTGA
- the cynS gene encoding cyanase produces MTVSAVPSTPSLAAPSQETVTSTLMAAKKAKGMSFADLEAALGLDEVWIASLFYGQATASKEEAEKLAELLSLDPAITAALQEFPTKGSLDPVIPTDPLIYRFYEIMQVYGMPLKDVIQEHFGDGIMSAIDFTLDVDKVEDPKGDRVKITMCGKFLPYKKW; encoded by the coding sequence ATGACTGTTTCAGCTGTTCCCTCGACCCCGTCGTTGGCAGCTCCTTCTCAGGAGACCGTCACCTCTACCTTGATGGCTGCCAAGAAGGCCAAGGGCATGAGCTTTGCTGATCTGGAAGCAGCCCTGGGCCTTGATGAGGTCTGGATTGCATCCCTGTTCTATGGACAGGCCACAGCTTCAAAAGAAGAGGCCGAAAAGCTGGCTGAGCTGCTCTCCCTTGACCCAGCCATCACCGCCGCTTTGCAGGAGTTCCCCACCAAGGGAAGCCTCGATCCGGTGATCCCCACTGATCCCTTGATCTATCGCTTCTACGAGATCATGCAGGTTTATGGCATGCCCCTGAAGGATGTGATCCAGGAGCATTTCGGTGACGGCATCATGAGCGCGATCGACTTCACACTTGATGTCGACAAGGTGGAGGATCCCAAAGGTGATCGCGTCAAAATCACCATGTGCGGCAAGTTCCTGCCTTACAAAAAGTGGTGA
- a CDS encoding HEAT repeat domain-containing protein, with amino-acid sequence MNDEAVLWERLARSRRAPLEPAWLGEVYSPSLSVDLRRALCEKLGMQAERGWPVIQDLLANHGVLPDLVMAAGLCHQSEARDWLLAQLEQTSDDEAANLMVVQALACWGAEVPESVVVNCLHHPGQLHRLAGLQLLSFRSHCLDDGELLQFCQEVLNDFRDPVVVAAIRVLQRRDGVLISEKLAELCGNGSLPVAEAAFRALGCIATPSSQRCLLELSQELNDDVRRKMASTQLSQQFRQ; translated from the coding sequence ATGAACGACGAAGCCGTTCTCTGGGAACGGCTCGCCCGATCTCGACGCGCTCCTTTGGAGCCCGCTTGGCTGGGGGAGGTTTACTCCCCCAGCCTTTCTGTTGATCTGCGGCGAGCCCTCTGCGAAAAACTGGGGATGCAGGCCGAGCGCGGCTGGCCCGTGATCCAAGACCTCCTCGCCAACCACGGGGTTCTGCCCGATTTGGTGATGGCGGCAGGACTCTGCCACCAGAGCGAAGCCCGCGATTGGTTGTTGGCTCAACTCGAGCAAACCTCAGATGATGAAGCCGCCAACCTGATGGTGGTTCAGGCTCTCGCCTGCTGGGGTGCCGAAGTTCCCGAATCGGTGGTGGTGAATTGCCTGCATCACCCGGGCCAACTGCACCGACTTGCCGGTCTTCAACTGCTCAGCTTCCGATCCCATTGCCTCGACGACGGTGAACTGCTGCAATTCTGCCAAGAGGTTTTGAATGATTTTCGCGATCCAGTCGTTGTGGCCGCCATTCGGGTTCTGCAACGCCGCGATGGCGTGTTGATCAGCGAAAAGCTGGCAGAGCTGTGTGGAAATGGTTCCCTGCCTGTTGCCGAGGCCGCCTTCCGCGCGCTCGGTTGCATCGCTACACCTTCCAGTCAGCGCTGCCTGCTGGAGTTAAGCCAGGAGCTGAATGACGACGTTCGGCGGAAAATGGCCAGCACCCAACTGAGCCAACAATTCCGCCAATAA
- a CDS encoding ferredoxin--nitrite reductase — translation MTISSPSRPYLDGKKLNKIEQNKAAKDGLLVGSEIEKFAELGWEQVDETDLQLRLKWYGMFWRPKTPGKFMLRLRVPNGVLTADQLRVVGSIVERYGDNGSCDITTRQNLQLRGVLLGDLPEILKRLKEAGLSTIQSGFDNPRNVTGNPIAGIDPNEIVDTRPYTTELQNFLTNNCQGNPEYSNLPRKWNTAVAGAKDNFLLHNDIVFHPVERDGVMGFGVWIGGVLSSQMNAYAVPLNAWVKPDEICKMTDAVIRLWRDNGERDKRPKGRFRLYLDQVGHDVFRSQVEELFGPLTPDPGSVFNTTPRSHYGIHPQKQEGLSFAGLHVPVGRLTAKDLQDFATASLNYGNGEVRLTEDQNVILVGLPNDKLDALKADALVQRFPLEPGTIAAGTVSCTGNTYCGFGLTNTKDQALEAAKELDQELNLPEELKIHWTGCPNTCGQAYMGAIGLTGTKAKNSEGVMGEGYVMTLGGSQGANPTVGEIHRKAIPADEIKTALKEVLIDKFGATPKA, via the coding sequence ATGACCATTAGCTCTCCCTCCAGGCCTTACCTGGATGGCAAGAAGCTCAACAAGATCGAGCAGAACAAGGCGGCCAAGGATGGCCTGTTGGTTGGCAGCGAAATCGAAAAATTCGCCGAGCTCGGCTGGGAACAGGTGGATGAAACCGACCTTCAGTTGCGTTTGAAGTGGTACGGCATGTTCTGGCGTCCGAAAACGCCGGGCAAATTCATGCTGCGCCTGCGGGTGCCCAATGGTGTGCTGACGGCCGATCAGCTGCGGGTGGTTGGCTCCATCGTTGAGCGCTACGGCGACAACGGCAGCTGCGACATCACCACCCGTCAGAACCTGCAATTGCGCGGCGTGCTGCTGGGCGACCTGCCGGAAATCCTCAAGCGGCTGAAAGAAGCCGGCCTGAGCACGATCCAATCCGGCTTCGACAATCCCCGCAACGTCACCGGCAACCCCATCGCCGGCATCGATCCCAACGAGATCGTCGACACGCGGCCTTACACCACCGAGCTGCAGAACTTCCTCACCAACAACTGCCAGGGCAACCCGGAGTATTCGAACCTGCCCCGCAAGTGGAACACCGCCGTTGCCGGCGCAAAAGACAACTTCCTGCTCCACAACGACATCGTTTTCCACCCCGTGGAACGGGATGGAGTGATGGGATTTGGCGTCTGGATCGGCGGTGTTCTGTCATCGCAAATGAACGCCTATGCCGTTCCCCTGAACGCCTGGGTGAAGCCAGATGAAATCTGCAAGATGACCGATGCCGTGATCCGGCTCTGGCGCGACAACGGTGAGCGCGACAAGCGCCCCAAGGGTCGTTTCCGTCTCTACCTGGATCAGGTGGGCCACGACGTGTTCCGCAGCCAGGTGGAAGAACTCTTCGGTCCGTTGACCCCCGACCCAGGCTCTGTTTTCAACACCACGCCCCGATCCCACTACGGAATTCATCCGCAGAAGCAGGAAGGCCTCTCCTTTGCCGGACTGCATGTTCCGGTGGGTCGCCTGACCGCCAAGGATCTGCAGGATTTTGCGACCGCCAGCCTCAACTACGGCAATGGCGAGGTGCGTCTCACCGAAGATCAAAACGTCATCCTCGTTGGCCTTCCCAACGACAAGCTCGACGCCCTGAAGGCAGACGCCCTGGTGCAGCGCTTCCCGCTGGAGCCAGGCACCATTGCCGCTGGCACCGTGTCCTGCACGGGCAACACCTACTGCGGCTTTGGTCTCACCAACACCAAGGACCAAGCCCTGGAAGCGGCCAAGGAACTGGACCAGGAGCTCAATCTTCCCGAGGAGTTGAAAATCCACTGGACCGGCTGCCCCAACACCTGCGGCCAGGCCTACATGGGTGCCATCGGCCTCACCGGCACCAAGGCCAAGAACAGTGAAGGCGTGATGGGTGAGGGCTACGTGATGACCCTTGGTGGATCCCAAGGCGCCAACCCAACGGTCGGCGAAATCCACCGCAAGGCGATCCCGGCCGATGAGATCAAGACCGCTCTCAAAGAGGTGTTGATCGACAAGTTCGGGGCCACCCCGAAGGCCTGA
- the moaC gene encoding cyclic pyranopterin monophosphate synthase MoaC gives MTQDLSHLNQQGEVHMVDVGDRPTTHREAHARGAIRMDASTLGLIQRGETPKGDLLAVARVAAIQAAKRTWELIPLCHPLPLSGMDVSIDADASLPGLVVHCRCRTTGQTGVEMEAMTAVSVGLLTLYDMLKAVDPAMTIEAIQLEFKEGGRNGVWKR, from the coding sequence ATGACGCAAGATCTGAGTCACCTGAACCAGCAAGGCGAGGTTCACATGGTGGACGTGGGGGACCGGCCGACCACCCACCGCGAAGCCCATGCCCGTGGCGCCATTCGCATGGACGCCTCAACCCTCGGCCTGATCCAGCGGGGCGAGACACCGAAAGGAGATCTTCTGGCGGTCGCCCGGGTGGCAGCGATCCAGGCCGCCAAACGCACCTGGGAGCTGATTCCCCTGTGCCATCCGCTGCCACTCAGTGGCATGGATGTGTCGATCGACGCCGACGCCTCCCTGCCTGGCCTGGTGGTCCACTGCCGTTGCCGCACCACAGGCCAGACCGGGGTGGAAATGGAAGCGATGACGGCCGTGTCCGTGGGGCTGCTGACCCTTTACGACATGCTCAAGGCGGTTGATCCAGCCATGACGATCGAGGCGATCCAGCTGGAGTTCAAGGAAGGAGGGAGGAACGGTGTCTGGAAACGCTGA
- a CDS encoding NAD-dependent epimerase/dehydratase family protein produces the protein MDLTIVGCGYVGLALAERLQPKRPQLKLTLTTTSSERLEQLSPLADRVELCDATDPAQLREALRKSSNAVFCLGPKGDRQVDANGYRHTFVDSFHCLTSLLPQLPKLRQIVYTGSCSVYGDAAGDWVDEQTPPTPGSGHSDVLLKSEQLLSGISDRRVCILRLGALYGPGRDLDRRLRGLAGLERPGSGSTYSNWLHVADAAGALEAALDAEWAGLVNVVNDEPLRLRDLVGRSLQRQGLAPVRWLGQDEPGSGGRRIRNSRLKQLGYQLQHPRLDQSGVLAASQVP, from the coding sequence ATGGACCTGACGATCGTTGGCTGCGGCTACGTGGGGCTCGCTTTGGCGGAGCGGCTGCAACCAAAACGCCCCCAGCTGAAGCTGACGCTGACCACCACCAGCAGCGAACGGCTGGAGCAACTCAGCCCCCTCGCCGATCGGGTGGAACTGTGCGACGCCACAGACCCCGCGCAATTGCGGGAGGCTCTGCGGAAAAGCAGCAATGCCGTGTTCTGCCTCGGGCCAAAGGGAGATCGCCAGGTGGATGCCAACGGCTACCGCCACACCTTCGTCGACAGCTTCCATTGCCTGACGTCGCTGTTGCCACAACTGCCGAAACTGCGGCAGATCGTCTACACGGGCAGTTGCTCGGTGTACGGCGATGCCGCGGGGGACTGGGTGGATGAACAAACGCCACCCACACCAGGCAGCGGCCACAGCGATGTTCTGCTGAAAAGCGAACAACTGCTCAGCGGCATCAGCGACAGACGGGTGTGCATCCTGCGCCTCGGGGCGCTCTATGGCCCTGGCCGCGATCTCGATCGACGCCTACGCGGGCTCGCCGGACTGGAACGCCCTGGCAGCGGCTCGACCTACAGCAACTGGCTGCATGTGGCCGATGCCGCCGGTGCCCTTGAAGCCGCTCTCGATGCTGAATGGGCCGGTCTGGTGAATGTGGTCAACGACGAGCCGCTTCGGCTGCGGGACCTGGTAGGCCGCAGCCTGCAGCGCCAGGGCCTGGCCCCCGTGCGCTGGCTTGGGCAGGACGAACCGGGTTCAGGGGGCCGACGGATTCGCAACAGCCGGCTCAAACAGCTGGGCTACCAGCTGCAGCACCCGCGCCTTGATCAGAGCGGCGTGTTGGCCGCCAGCCAGGTGCCCTGA
- a CDS encoding formate/nitrite transporter family protein, producing the protein MDYVLPNELVDGMIAAGGKKSTVSVKNLLIRGFYSGAILGLAVILALTVGITVKAPFVGSLLFPFGFASIVLFGMELVTGNFALLPMATWAGKSSWGATFRNWVWVWIGNWIGTAVVAVIMAISLTSGTMDGAADNVGPPIWDAVAQKIMALNQINVEKKYEALGSMGFFLAFLRGLVANWLVCLGVTMALVSKSVPGKILACWLPITAFQSMGMEHIVVNQFLHTAGPILGSGVPFTKVIFWNFLPVTLGNIVGGMVFIGMLFYSTHRTPMENVLPTEHDEKLERELAAELGAR; encoded by the coding sequence ATGGACTACGTCCTACCCAATGAGCTTGTCGACGGCATGATTGCCGCCGGCGGCAAAAAATCAACGGTCAGCGTGAAGAACCTGCTGATCCGTGGCTTTTACTCCGGGGCCATCCTTGGCCTGGCGGTGATCCTGGCCCTCACCGTGGGCATCACCGTCAAAGCCCCCTTTGTGGGCTCGCTGCTGTTCCCCTTCGGCTTCGCCAGCATCGTGCTGTTCGGCATGGAGCTGGTGACCGGCAACTTCGCCCTGCTGCCGATGGCCACCTGGGCCGGCAAGAGCAGCTGGGGTGCCACCTTCCGCAACTGGGTCTGGGTGTGGATCGGCAACTGGATCGGCACCGCCGTTGTGGCCGTGATCATGGCCATCAGCCTCACCAGCGGCACCATGGATGGCGCTGCTGACAACGTCGGCCCGCCGATCTGGGATGCCGTGGCCCAGAAAATCATGGCCCTCAATCAAATCAACGTTGAGAAGAAGTACGAGGCCCTGGGAAGCATGGGCTTCTTCCTCGCCTTCCTGCGCGGACTCGTGGCCAACTGGTTGGTTTGCCTGGGCGTGACCATGGCTCTGGTGAGCAAGAGCGTTCCCGGCAAGATCCTGGCCTGCTGGCTTCCGATCACCGCCTTCCAATCGATGGGCATGGAGCACATCGTGGTGAACCAGTTCCTGCACACCGCTGGCCCGATCCTCGGTTCAGGCGTGCCCTTCACCAAGGTGATCTTCTGGAACTTCCTGCCTGTCACCCTCGGCAACATCGTGGGCGGCATGGTGTTCATCGGCATGCTCTTCTACAGCACCCATCGCACACCGATGGAGAACGTGCTGCCCACCGAGCACGATGAAAAGCTGGAGCGTGAGCTCGCTGCTGAACTGGGTGCCCGCTGA
- a CDS encoding DNA mismatch repair protein MutS: protein MVIDPWPLLRNDASDGGRQGLHLVVHGRSGGVVPECLASLPDLLAQRRSAPVQLEVLTAEQPVSALPQSSWIVPLLLLPGAHARTDVPAIRNRLRGAGASVRLLPFLGSWTTWWNAVLSALPSSERADAVLVHHPLRPGVADRFLAMLASRLALPLVAFDAWPEFQQRHPRARPLPLTLAPNRMTDALSEAGGLPPLLEHPPTRQALIDLLVSLP from the coding sequence ATGGTCATCGATCCGTGGCCATTGCTACGAAATGATGCTTCCGATGGGGGGCGCCAGGGGTTGCATCTGGTGGTGCATGGCCGCAGTGGAGGTGTTGTTCCTGAGTGTTTGGCCTCTCTGCCGGACCTTCTGGCTCAGCGGCGCTCGGCGCCCGTGCAGTTGGAGGTGCTGACGGCTGAACAACCCGTATCGGCGCTTCCCCAATCCTCTTGGATCGTTCCCCTGCTGCTGCTGCCTGGGGCGCATGCCCGCACGGATGTGCCGGCGATTCGCAACAGGCTTCGTGGTGCCGGAGCCAGTGTGCGTCTGCTGCCCTTTCTGGGCTCTTGGACCACATGGTGGAACGCTGTGCTCTCAGCACTTCCGTCGTCTGAGCGAGCTGATGCCGTGCTGGTGCACCATCCCCTGCGCCCGGGGGTGGCGGATCGCTTCCTCGCGATGCTGGCGTCTCGCCTGGCTTTGCCCTTGGTTGCCTTTGATGCCTGGCCCGAGTTCCAGCAGCGCCATCCCAGGGCCAGGCCACTGCCACTAACCCTTGCTCCCAACCGCATGACGGATGCGTTGAGCGAAGCTGGTGGATTGCCTCCTCTGCTGGAGCATCCACCCACCCGTCAGGCCCTGATCGATCTGCTTGTTTCTCTGCCGTGA
- the moaB gene encoding molybdenum cofactor biosynthesis protein B, translating to MGLSIALLTISDTRTLADDSSGDQLQRSLEDAGHRLQERQLCPDDRYQIRRELSRWIADPGVDVVITSGGTGLTVRDGTPEAVAPLLDKTIEGFGELFRVLSFESIGTSTLQSRCLAGVANGTFVFVLPGSLDAVTTAWNRLIRAQLDADTRPCNLAQLRARLKE from the coding sequence ATGGGCCTCTCCATCGCCCTGCTCACCATCTCCGACACACGCACCCTGGCGGACGACAGCAGCGGAGATCAGCTGCAGCGCAGCCTTGAAGACGCGGGGCATCGCCTTCAGGAGCGACAACTCTGCCCGGATGATCGCTATCAAATCCGCCGTGAACTGAGCCGCTGGATCGCCGATCCTGGGGTTGATGTGGTGATCACCAGCGGCGGAACCGGGCTCACCGTACGCGATGGCACCCCCGAAGCAGTGGCACCGCTGCTGGACAAAACCATCGAAGGATTCGGTGAACTATTCCGTGTGCTCTCCTTCGAAAGCATCGGCACCAGCACCCTGCAAAGCCGCTGCCTGGCCGGCGTGGCCAACGGCACATTCGTGTTTGTGCTGCCGGGATCTCTGGATGCGGTGACCACTGCTTGGAACCGGCTCATCCGGGCTCAACTCGATGCCGACACCCGACCGTGCAACCTGGCCCAGCTCCGGGCTCGCTTGAAGGAATAG
- a CDS encoding anthranilate phosphoribosyltransferase family protein codes for MTSAVLSGRDRFKQHLRKVGSGEHTSKGMSREEAADAMELMLQGEATPAQIGAFLIAHRIRRPEPQELTGMLDTYRAHGPVLQSTAGSRAPLCFGMPYDGRTRTAPIYPLTALVLLACGQPVVLQGGDRMPIKYGVTAVDLFRLLDLNLTGLPISAVADGFQQTGFALIHQPDHFPIAETLIGYREELGKRPPVASLELLWTPHQGDHLLVSGFVHPPTEARAWEALKQAGETDVLTVKGLEGGTDLPIGRACITARVRNGKAERLILHPRDHGCHDADVEWANDTTWAEQARNALQNKGPLCDALRWNAGAYLWFAGCSDSLEQGIQRAASVLETGQAQAQLDQLRAWRSSLTIR; via the coding sequence TTGACGAGCGCAGTTCTCTCCGGCCGCGACCGCTTCAAGCAGCACCTGCGCAAGGTGGGAAGTGGTGAACACACCAGCAAAGGCATGAGTCGCGAGGAAGCGGCTGATGCCATGGAGTTGATGCTGCAGGGCGAAGCGACGCCCGCACAGATCGGCGCCTTCCTGATCGCCCATCGCATCCGACGGCCCGAACCCCAGGAACTTACGGGGATGCTCGACACCTACCGAGCCCATGGCCCGGTGCTGCAATCCACTGCTGGCAGTCGAGCACCGTTGTGTTTCGGCATGCCCTACGACGGGCGCACGCGCACAGCGCCGATTTACCCGCTCACCGCGCTGGTGCTGCTGGCCTGTGGTCAGCCGGTGGTTCTGCAGGGCGGTGACCGGATGCCGATCAAATACGGCGTCACCGCTGTTGATCTGTTCCGCCTTCTCGATCTCAACCTCACAGGTCTGCCGATCAGCGCCGTTGCCGACGGGTTCCAGCAGACCGGTTTCGCCCTGATTCACCAGCCGGATCATTTCCCCATCGCGGAAACCCTGATCGGCTACCGCGAGGAACTGGGCAAGCGTCCCCCGGTTGCCAGCCTGGAACTGCTCTGGACACCCCACCAAGGCGACCACCTGCTTGTGAGTGGCTTTGTCCACCCACCAACAGAAGCCCGCGCCTGGGAAGCCCTCAAGCAAGCCGGCGAAACCGATGTTCTCACCGTGAAGGGGTTGGAAGGAGGCACCGACCTGCCCATCGGCCGAGCCTGTATCACGGCCCGGGTGCGGAACGGCAAGGCGGAACGATTGATCCTGCACCCCCGTGACCATGGCTGTCACGACGCCGACGTGGAATGGGCTAACGACACCACCTGGGCTGAGCAGGCACGCAACGCCCTGCAGAACAAAGGCCCTCTCTGCGACGCCCTGCGCTGGAACGCCGGCGCCTATCTGTGGTTCGCCGGCTGCAGTGATTCCCTGGAACAGGGCATTCAACGGGCAGCATCCGTTCTCGAGACGGGCCAGGCCCAAGCCCAGCTCGATCAACTCCGCGCTTGGCGAAGCAGCTTGACCATCCGATAG
- the cobA gene encoding uroporphyrinogen-III C-methyltransferase translates to MTTAEQTGTVYLVGAGPGDPELLTLKAHRLLSQCDALVYDSLVPEEVLDLVPETCERRFVGKRRGHHSVPQPSTNAVLVEMAQKHSTVVRLKGGDPFLFGRGGEEAAYLAERNIPVQVVPGVTAGIAAPAYAGIPVTHRRAGSSVTFVTGHEEIDKRRPSVDWRALAAASDGLVIYMGLHNLPRIAEELMAGGLASTTPVAVIQQGTVAGQRCLKATLVDVADQCRAEAFKSPSIVVVGEVIDQQVEACMPSPAAVTMPIPF, encoded by the coding sequence GTGACCACCGCTGAACAAACCGGAACCGTTTATCTGGTGGGAGCCGGTCCCGGTGATCCCGAGTTGCTCACGCTGAAGGCGCATCGGCTGCTGAGCCAGTGCGATGCGCTGGTGTACGACTCGCTGGTGCCCGAGGAAGTGCTGGATCTTGTGCCGGAAACCTGCGAACGCCGTTTTGTCGGCAAGCGTCGCGGTCATCATTCGGTGCCCCAACCCAGCACCAATGCCGTGCTGGTTGAAATGGCCCAGAAGCACAGCACCGTGGTGCGCTTGAAGGGGGGTGATCCCTTCCTGTTTGGTCGTGGAGGGGAAGAAGCCGCTTACCTGGCGGAGCGGAACATTCCTGTTCAGGTGGTGCCTGGTGTCACCGCTGGCATTGCTGCCCCTGCCTACGCCGGAATTCCCGTCACCCACCGGCGGGCGGGGTCATCGGTGACCTTCGTCACCGGTCATGAGGAAATCGACAAGCGCCGTCCCTCCGTGGATTGGCGTGCCCTGGCTGCGGCCAGTGACGGATTGGTGATCTACATGGGGCTGCACAACCTGCCCCGGATCGCAGAGGAGCTGATGGCGGGTGGTTTGGCTTCGACAACCCCCGTGGCGGTGATCCAGCAGGGCACGGTGGCGGGGCAACGCTGCCTCAAAGCCACCTTGGTTGACGTTGCCGATCAATGCCGAGCCGAAGCCTTCAAGTCACCCTCGATCGTTGTGGTGGGTGAGGTGATTGATCAGCAGGTTGAAGCCTGCATGCCCTCACCGGCAGCGGTCACGATGCCGATTCCGTTCTGA
- a CDS encoding molybdenum cofactor biosynthesis protein MoaE — MTDCRVEVCPDPFDPWQQLALWSGDAAAAAIFMGRVRPTTMDGRPLEALELEHFPGLCERQITAMALRLQQEHRAGSILVLHRVGKLAPGEPIVLVAVQADRRGAAQRCSAALLEQLKHQAPFWKREWCAGQGTWLAANTPL; from the coding sequence GTGACCGATTGCCGTGTGGAGGTGTGCCCGGATCCCTTTGATCCTTGGCAGCAACTGGCGCTTTGGAGCGGGGATGCCGCGGCCGCTGCGATCTTCATGGGTCGGGTGCGTCCCACCACCATGGATGGCCGGCCTTTGGAGGCACTGGAGCTGGAGCACTTTCCCGGCCTTTGCGAACGTCAGATCACGGCAATGGCGCTGCGTCTGCAGCAGGAGCACCGGGCGGGGTCGATTTTGGTGCTGCATCGGGTGGGCAAGCTCGCCCCCGGTGAGCCGATCGTGCTGGTGGCGGTGCAGGCCGATCGCCGTGGGGCGGCGCAGCGCTGCTCGGCCGCTTTGTTGGAACAACTCAAGCACCAGGCCCCGTTCTGGAAGCGGGAGTGGTGCGCGGGTCAGGGCACCTGGCTGGCGGCCAACACGCCGCTCTGA
- a CDS encoding MoaD/ThiS family protein has product MDVVLKVLLFASLRERAGWAERSLPFTPGVSTAREVWNQLDLGPLEGISIAVNQELVGADQPLQAGDELAFLPPFTGG; this is encoded by the coding sequence ATGGACGTGGTGCTGAAGGTGCTGCTGTTCGCTTCCCTGCGAGAACGCGCCGGTTGGGCCGAGCGTTCCCTTCCCTTCACACCAGGCGTCTCGACGGCCCGTGAGGTCTGGAACCAGCTGGATCTTGGTCCGCTGGAGGGCATCAGCATTGCGGTGAACCAGGAGTTGGTCGGTGCCGATCAGCCGTTGCAGGCCGGTGATGAGCTGGCCTTTCTTCCACCGTTCACGGGGGGGTGA
- a CDS encoding cyanate hydratase, translating into MSQFFQSIATLLQGQFLPPTTAPQLMLERLYYAEGRHHPEHPRHGSFEGLSRLSRP; encoded by the coding sequence ATGAGCCAATTCTTCCAATCCATCGCAACCCTGCTGCAGGGGCAATTCCTTCCACCAACCACTGCTCCCCAACTGATGCTGGAGCGGCTCTATTACGCCGAAGGACGCCACCACCCGGAGCACCCTCGCCATGGCAGTTTCGAGGGGCTATCCCGGCTGAGCAGGCCCTGA